Proteins found in one Meiothermus cerbereus DSM 11376 genomic segment:
- a CDS encoding phytoene desaturase family protein, with the protein MRVVVIGAGVGGLTAAALLARAGLEVTVLEHHTYPGGSAGTFWHQGFRFDAGATLLAGFDQDGVFTRLEGLLGVRFPVRRLFAGESLMEVWLPDGRMVPRPVGRTHEIEAQLEAFGSSVRGFWVWQARRALALWQLAQGLPFPPADGQELWRLLQKGLPWAMKNWAGLPGILADLVRRTAEHAPRHPGFRRFLDAQLLIAAQADARRTYALFGAAALDLPHRGPAMPLGGMGAIAETLTQAVVQHGGRVLYRHRVDQLRVRDGRVEAVEVMLGGRRRGERETFEADIFIANLTPGDLAALVPGGKKPAPPADGWGAFMLHAAIPQAAVPPGAPYRQWAGEGEWVFLSLSDQGDTLRSPPGLRVLSASAHTRLTDWQGLSKEEYQAQKRAWQQRLVGQVERLIPGFRESAVLILGATPRTYHFYTRRQEGWVGGYPQVHPLRTPSPKTPFSNLWRVGETVFPGQSVPAVAMGGERVAALVLERLGLSATPKAARLSNTRP; encoded by the coding sequence ATGAGAGTTGTGGTTATTGGTGCGGGGGTGGGGGGGCTAACCGCGGCGGCTCTGCTGGCCAGGGCTGGCCTCGAGGTCACCGTGCTTGAGCACCACACCTATCCCGGTGGCTCGGCGGGTACCTTCTGGCACCAGGGTTTTCGTTTCGATGCGGGGGCCACCCTACTGGCAGGTTTTGACCAGGATGGGGTGTTTACCCGCTTGGAGGGCCTGCTGGGGGTGCGTTTTCCCGTGCGCAGGCTGTTTGCTGGCGAGTCCCTGATGGAGGTCTGGCTGCCCGATGGTCGGATGGTGCCCCGTCCGGTGGGCCGAACCCATGAGATCGAGGCCCAGCTCGAGGCGTTCGGTAGCAGCGTGCGGGGCTTCTGGGTCTGGCAGGCCAGGCGGGCCCTGGCCCTCTGGCAGCTGGCCCAGGGCCTGCCTTTTCCACCAGCCGATGGGCAGGAGCTCTGGCGTTTGCTGCAAAAAGGGCTTCCTTGGGCTATGAAAAACTGGGCGGGCCTGCCGGGTATTCTGGCTGACCTGGTACGGCGTACCGCCGAGCACGCACCCCGCCACCCTGGATTCCGGCGTTTTTTAGACGCCCAGCTTCTGATTGCGGCTCAAGCTGATGCTAGGCGTACCTATGCCCTCTTTGGTGCTGCAGCCCTGGACCTGCCTCATCGGGGCCCGGCCATGCCGCTGGGCGGGATGGGGGCTATCGCAGAAACCCTGACCCAGGCTGTAGTTCAGCACGGGGGCCGGGTGCTTTACCGCCACCGGGTGGATCAGTTAAGGGTCAGAGACGGACGGGTGGAAGCGGTGGAGGTGATGCTGGGGGGGCGGCGGCGGGGGGAGCGCGAGACGTTCGAGGCCGACATTTTTATAGCCAACCTGACCCCAGGCGACCTGGCTGCCCTGGTTCCGGGGGGTAAAAAGCCAGCCCCACCTGCCGATGGCTGGGGGGCTTTTATGCTGCATGCGGCTATTCCTCAGGCGGCAGTTCCACCTGGTGCACCCTACCGGCAGTGGGCAGGCGAGGGTGAGTGGGTATTCCTGAGCCTTTCGGATCAGGGCGATACTTTGCGAAGCCCACCAGGTTTGAGGGTGCTGTCGGCCTCGGCGCATACCCGCCTGACCGACTGGCAGGGGCTTTCTAAAGAGGAATACCAGGCCCAGAAACGGGCCTGGCAACAACGGCTTGTGGGTCAGGTAGAGCGGCTGATACCGGGTTTTAGGGAGTCGGCAGTTCTGATACTGGGCGCCACCCCACGAACCTATCATTTCTATACCCGTCGGCAGGAAGGTTGGGTGGGGGGATACCCTCAGGTACACCCCTTGCGCACCCCCAGCCCCAAAACGCCCTTTTCCAATCTCTGGCGGGTAGGGGAGACCGTCTTTCCAGGCCAGTCGGTGCCAGCGGTAGCGATGGGAGGGGAGCGGGTTGCTGCTTTGGTGCTCGAGCGGCTGGGCCTTAGCGCAACGCCAAAGGCTGCCCGACTTTCCAATACGCGGCCATAA
- a CDS encoding protein kinase domain-containing protein, translating into MSYLLALLLVAISTALILRLGRSWPMLALLALMLGGLVVLGAEPWLLAAAFLLGLGAIWVPRTTRVAFKPRPKPTPQTAKGKNNPKVSASNSVTGLEALYEIQEKVGIGGMATVYKGRSKKDGRLIALKIPQEKYVGDPRFVRRFHREAELLAHLDHPGIVKVYDHGNQGDTHYIAMEFLDGEGLDRLIESKRLSIKSIVQIMSRVAEALQHIHAQGIIHRDIKPGNIMVLKNALREDGSVDPRGVRLMDFGIAAGKVLTRLTITGARIGTPVYMSPEQAKGQRIDHKSDIYSFGVVFYEALCGQPPFQGAYEAVIHQQITQMPAPPKQVNPEIPQVLSDLIYRMLEKDPEKRPGLETVLEVLRGKWEEDPGLTAPSYLALAVETKKGTLRLMDLSGTLMRMWSGVGSGRGMFPSPPLALAVDRDGGFWISLFEYGGGAVRLVHRFDAEGEITHSIAPYGMKLGELLYPVSLAALPNGLLVLDGEACTITRFDLAGNPVTRFGGAGPGRGTFESPRVLLASQNYIFVLDYGNRQVQRLDHKGQYVSRYAFRKSRESQELRLLGGLGLTPQEELLIYDVDSQKIRKLSLEGEVLLSLPLPVAEGEDPNSQVDMVVLGDTIYAIRRGGSKIHRIKLDGQALPSLEVYAPLRGIAIWHNTLRSKTEAPTIPDSVSSSPNGDELTRPKGVL; encoded by the coding sequence CTTTTTTGTTGGGGCTGGGGGCTATTTGGGTTCCCAGGACTACCCGCGTGGCCTTCAAGCCTCGCCCTAAACCGACCCCCCAAACTGCCAAAGGCAAAAACAACCCAAAAGTTTCGGCCTCGAACAGCGTTACGGGCCTCGAGGCCCTGTACGAAATCCAGGAAAAAGTTGGCATTGGGGGCATGGCTACCGTTTACAAGGGCCGTAGCAAAAAAGACGGACGCCTCATAGCCCTAAAAATCCCCCAGGAAAAATACGTTGGCGACCCGCGCTTTGTGCGGCGTTTCCACCGTGAGGCCGAGCTGCTGGCCCACCTCGATCACCCCGGTATCGTCAAGGTGTACGACCATGGCAACCAGGGCGATACCCACTACATCGCGATGGAGTTTCTCGATGGCGAGGGACTTGACCGGCTTATCGAAAGCAAGCGCCTGTCCATCAAGAGCATAGTGCAGATAATGAGTCGAGTGGCCGAGGCCCTGCAGCACATCCACGCCCAGGGCATCATTCACCGTGACATCAAGCCCGGAAACATCATGGTGCTTAAAAATGCGCTGCGCGAGGACGGCAGTGTAGACCCACGTGGGGTGCGCCTGATGGACTTTGGCATTGCCGCCGGCAAGGTGCTGACCCGCCTGACCATCACCGGCGCCCGCATTGGAACCCCGGTCTACATGAGCCCAGAACAGGCCAAGGGCCAGCGCATCGACCACAAATCGGACATCTACAGCTTTGGGGTGGTGTTCTATGAGGCCCTGTGCGGACAGCCCCCTTTCCAGGGCGCCTATGAGGCGGTCATCCACCAGCAGATTACCCAGATGCCTGCCCCTCCCAAGCAGGTCAACCCCGAGATTCCCCAGGTGCTCTCCGACCTGATTTACCGGATGCTGGAGAAAGACCCGGAAAAGCGCCCAGGTTTAGAAACGGTGCTGGAGGTGTTGCGCGGTAAGTGGGAAGAAGACCCGGGCCTCACCGCGCCTTCCTACCTGGCCCTGGCGGTCGAGACCAAAAAGGGCACCCTGCGGCTGATGGACCTGAGCGGCACCTTAATGCGGATGTGGAGCGGGGTGGGCAGTGGACGGGGTATGTTCCCATCCCCCCCGCTGGCGCTGGCTGTTGACAGGGACGGGGGCTTTTGGATCAGCTTATTTGAGTATGGCGGTGGGGCAGTGCGCCTGGTGCACCGCTTTGATGCCGAAGGCGAGATTACCCACTCGATTGCACCTTACGGCATGAAGCTGGGCGAGCTCTTGTACCCGGTCTCGTTGGCGGCTTTGCCAAATGGCCTGCTGGTGCTGGACGGTGAGGCCTGCACCATCACCCGCTTTGACCTTGCGGGCAACCCCGTAACCCGTTTTGGTGGAGCCGGGCCGGGCCGGGGAACCTTTGAGTCGCCGAGGGTACTGCTGGCCAGCCAGAACTATATCTTTGTGCTCGATTACGGCAACCGCCAGGTGCAGCGCCTCGACCACAAAGGCCAGTATGTTTCACGCTATGCCTTCCGCAAGAGCCGGGAGTCGCAAGAGCTGCGGCTGCTGGGGGGGCTGGGCCTGACCCCTCAGGAAGAGCTTTTGATCTACGATGTGGACAGCCAGAAAATTCGCAAACTTTCTCTCGAGGGCGAGGTACTGCTCTCGCTGCCGCTGCCCGTGGCCGAGGGCGAAGACCCCAACAGCCAGGTGGATATGGTGGTGCTGGGCGATACCATCTACGCTATCCGCCGAGGCGGCAGCAAAATTCACCGCATCAAGCTGGATGGCCAGGCCCTGCCTAGCCTCGAGGTATACGCCCCATTGCGTGGCATTGCCATCTGGCACAACACCCTGCGCAGCAAAACCGAAGCACCAACGATACCAGATTCGGTTAGTTCGTCACCGAACGGTGACGAACTAACCCGACCGAAGGGAGTGCTCTAG
- a CDS encoding peroxiredoxin, which translates to MRRLWWMILLLAPVLALAPGDPVALPKVQDSYGRPVDLAAIAKEGRYLLFWFYPKASSPGCTAQGKRYAELSGEFDRLGVEIFGVSADPASEQCAFIEQMALKGAMLPDKDGTLARLFKVGGFLGFYNRDTILVNPKGRIERIWRNVNPFRDADTVLAYVRELKK; encoded by the coding sequence ATGCGGCGCTTGTGGTGGATGATCCTGTTACTGGCCCCGGTGCTGGCGCTGGCTCCTGGCGACCCGGTGGCCTTGCCCAAGGTACAAGATTCCTATGGCAGGCCCGTAGACCTGGCGGCCATAGCTAAGGAGGGAAGGTATCTGCTGTTTTGGTTTTATCCCAAGGCCAGCTCGCCCGGCTGCACCGCCCAGGGCAAGCGCTATGCAGAGCTTTCCGGCGAGTTCGACAGGCTTGGGGTCGAAATTTTTGGCGTAAGCGCCGACCCTGCCTCCGAGCAATGCGCTTTTATCGAGCAGATGGCCCTCAAGGGCGCCATGCTGCCCGACAAGGACGGCACCCTGGCCCGGCTGTTCAAGGTGGGGGGCTTTTTGGGCTTCTACAACCGCGACACCATTCTGGTCAACCCCAAAGGCCGTATTGAACGCATATGGCGCAACGTTAACCCCTTTCGCGATGCCGACACGGTGCTGGCCTATGTGCGCGAGCTGAAAAAGTAG
- a CDS encoding peroxiredoxin yields the protein MKLKPGDPAPLIQVQDALGRTIDLAELVRQGRYIVLWFYPKASSPGCTAQARQYAELRNAFQQLGAEVFGVSRDPASAQCDFIDKLALEGGMIPDPSGLLGRALGVGGFLGLGALLGLYNRDTILINPQGKVEQVWRNVNPFRDAQVVLEYLESKVKALGQLEAASR from the coding sequence ATGAAACTCAAACCCGGCGACCCCGCTCCGCTGATTCAGGTACAAGACGCGCTGGGCCGAACCATAGACCTGGCTGAGCTGGTACGGCAGGGGCGCTACATTGTGCTGTGGTTTTACCCTAAGGCCAGCTCGCCCGGTTGTACGGCCCAGGCCAGGCAGTACGCCGAGCTGCGCAATGCTTTCCAGCAGCTTGGTGCGGAGGTGTTCGGGGTGAGCCGGGACCCTGCCTCGGCCCAGTGTGATTTTATCGATAAGCTGGCCCTCGAGGGCGGCATGATTCCCGATCCATCGGGTCTGTTGGGGCGCGCGTTGGGGGTTGGCGGCTTTTTAGGATTGGGCGCACTGCTGGGTTTGTATAACCGCGATACTATCCTGATTAACCCCCAGGGCAAGGTCGAGCAGGTCTGGCGCAACGTCAACCCCTTCCGCGATGCCCAGGTGGTGCTGGAGTACCTGGAGTCGAAGGTGAAAGCCCTTGGGCAGCTCGAGGCCGCTTCAAGATGA
- a CDS encoding penicillin-binding transpeptidase domain-containing protein, protein MNSRVWILLGIFYLMLVLFAARLWQLQVVQYEQYATRSQGNYLRTETTLAPRGRIFDRNGRVIATNRLAVDLLYMGGEVQFKDRLLALTGLKALPEAGREPVELMVNIPEALVPTLAELAAGEPNLKLLERIERVYPNPIAGPVIGYTALPSQEQLKEGYEPEELVGASGLEAALEPQLRGVKGVVLAEVNARGQRVRFEEIKEPQAGTDVYLTLDLNLQQAAEQALQEAVADINRIRQRYGLPLVSRAKGAIVALDPRSGEVLAMATAPAFDPNLFGRRPRPNDKIRELFADKDRPTLNRAVNAYPPGSTYKLASSSMALESGYITANTAFRCSPYIVFGGIRRNWAKVDMGMMTVKEAIAQSCNTWYYQVAMLDPIGMVNKLHKRALELGLGRPTGLEIGEQTGIVPTLQWKKQNIPKDPRWWPGETLSIMIGQGYNKATPVQIARMLATIAQNGQQPELHLVRRIGNQQIKRPTTLVSGRYWRELQEGMRKTVTWGTARHVLGDFPVATAGKTGTAQNESLTPGLEHAWYMGYGPTDPTDPRPPLVVVAFFENGGEGSGVALPAAKKVMAAYWKVGQPLALR, encoded by the coding sequence GTGAACAGCCGTGTCTGGATCCTGCTGGGGATTTTTTACCTGATGCTGGTGTTGTTTGCAGCGCGGCTATGGCAGCTCCAGGTGGTGCAGTACGAGCAGTACGCCACCCGCAGCCAAGGCAACTACCTGCGCACCGAGACCACCCTAGCCCCCCGGGGGAGGATATTTGACCGCAACGGCCGGGTAATCGCAACCAACCGGCTGGCAGTAGATTTGCTTTATATGGGGGGCGAGGTGCAGTTCAAGGATCGGCTTCTGGCCCTGACCGGACTCAAAGCCCTACCCGAGGCAGGGCGTGAGCCAGTGGAACTGATGGTCAACATCCCCGAAGCCCTTGTCCCCACCCTGGCCGAGCTGGCTGCCGGCGAACCCAACCTGAAGCTTCTCGAGCGCATCGAACGCGTCTATCCCAATCCAATCGCGGGGCCGGTTATCGGTTATACGGCCCTGCCCAGCCAGGAGCAGCTCAAAGAAGGCTACGAGCCAGAGGAGCTGGTGGGCGCTTCGGGCCTCGAGGCCGCCCTGGAACCTCAGCTCAGGGGTGTCAAGGGGGTGGTGCTGGCTGAGGTAAATGCCAGAGGCCAGCGGGTGCGCTTTGAGGAAATCAAAGAACCTCAGGCTGGTACCGACGTCTACCTCACCCTGGATCTGAACTTGCAACAGGCCGCCGAGCAGGCCTTGCAGGAGGCCGTAGCCGACATTAATCGCATCCGTCAGCGCTATGGTCTTCCTCTGGTCAGCCGGGCCAAGGGTGCCATCGTGGCGCTGGATCCGCGCAGTGGCGAGGTTTTAGCCATGGCTACAGCGCCCGCCTTCGACCCCAACTTGTTTGGCCGCAGGCCCCGTCCCAACGATAAAATCCGCGAGCTTTTCGCCGACAAGGACCGCCCTACCCTGAACCGCGCCGTCAACGCCTATCCGCCCGGCTCCACCTACAAGCTGGCCAGCTCGAGCATGGCTTTAGAAAGCGGCTATATAACAGCCAACACTGCGTTCCGCTGCAGCCCCTACATCGTTTTTGGTGGCATACGGCGCAACTGGGCTAAGGTGGACATGGGCATGATGACCGTCAAGGAAGCCATCGCGCAAAGCTGCAACACCTGGTACTACCAGGTCGCCATGCTCGATCCAATCGGCATGGTAAATAAGCTGCACAAGCGGGCCCTCGAGCTCGGGCTGGGGCGGCCTACAGGCCTGGAAATCGGCGAACAAACCGGGATTGTGCCCACCCTGCAGTGGAAGAAGCAAAACATCCCCAAAGACCCCCGCTGGTGGCCGGGCGAGACCCTCTCGATCATGATTGGGCAGGGGTACAACAAGGCCACGCCGGTACAGATTGCCCGAATGCTGGCCACCATCGCCCAGAACGGTCAGCAGCCCGAGCTGCATCTGGTTCGCCGAATTGGCAACCAGCAGATCAAGCGGCCCACCACCTTGGTGAGCGGCCGCTATTGGCGCGAGTTGCAAGAAGGCATGCGAAAAACCGTAACCTGGGGTACTGCCCGGCACGTGCTGGGTGATTTTCCGGTAGCCACCGCGGGTAAGACCGGAACGGCCCAGAACGAAAGCCTCACCCCAGGCCTCGAGCACGCCTGGTACATGGGCTACGGGCCGACAGACCCCACCGACCCACGCCCCCCTTTAGTGGTAGTGGCTTTCTTTGAAAACGGCGGTGAGGGCAGCGGTGTGGCCCTTCCGGCAGCTAAAAAGGTTATGGCCGCGTATTGGAAAGTCGGGCAGCCTTTGGCGTTGCGCTAA